The following proteins are encoded in a genomic region of Patagioenas fasciata isolate bPatFas1 chromosome 26, bPatFas1.hap1, whole genome shotgun sequence:
- the GOLGA7 gene encoding golgin subfamily A member 7 → MRPQQAPVSGKVFIQRDYSGGTRCQFQSKFPAELENRIDRQQFEETVRTLNNLYAEAEKLGGQSYLEGCLACLTAYTIFLCMETHYEKVLKKIAKFIQEQNEKIYAPQGLLLTDPIERGLRVIEITIYEDRGMTSGR, encoded by the exons ATGAGGCCGCAGCAGGCGCCCGTGTCGGGCAAGGTGTTCATACAGCGCGACTACAGCGGCGGGACGCGCTGCCAGTTCCAGAGCAAGTTCCCGGCCGAGCTGGAGAACAGG ATCGACAGGCAGCAGTTTGAAGAGACTGTCCGAACGCTGAACAACCTCTATGCAGAAGCTGAAAAACTTGGGGGCCAATCTTACCTGGAAGGGTGTCTCGCCTGCTTGACCGCCTACACCATCTTCTTGTGCATGGAGACGCATTACGAAAAG GTTCTAAAGAAAATAGCCAAGTTCATCCAGGAACAGAACGAGAAGATCTATGCTCCTCAGGGCCTCCTTCTGACAGACCCCATTGAACGAGGACTAAGAGTT ATTGAAATTACCATTTATGAAGACAGAGGTATGACCAGTGGGAGATAA
- the GINS4 gene encoding DNA replication complex GINS protein SLD5 has translation MAAAGGEEPAPAGDSDGDSEELVLTPAQLIRSLEQAWLNEKFAPELLESKPEIVECVVEQLDHMEANLKRAKSGDLKVSVHRMEIERIRYVLSSYLRCRLVKIEKFFPHVLEKEKSRAEGEPSILSPEEFAFAKEYMANTETYLKNTALKHMPPNLQKVSLLKSVPKPNLDSFVFLRVLERQENILVEPETDEQREYTIDLEQGSQHLIRYRTIAPLVASGAVQLI, from the exons ATGGCGGCAGCGGGCGGGGAGGAGCCGGCGCCGGCGGGAGACTCGGACGGGGACAGCGAGGAGCTGGTGCTCACCCCGGCGCAGCTCATCCGCAGCCTGGAGCAG GCCTGGCTGAATGAGAAGTttgccccagagctgctggagagcaAGCCCGAGATCGTGGAGTGTGTTGTGGAGCAGCTGGACCACATG gAGGCAAACCTGAAACGGGCAAAGAGTGGAGACTTGAAGGTCAGTGTTCACCGCATGGAGATCGAAAGGATCCGTTACGTGCTCAGCAGCTACTTGAGGTGTAGGCTTGTGAAG ATAGAGAAGTTTTTTCCCCATGTTCTGGAGAAGGAGAAGTCACGAGCAGAAGGGGAGCCTTCCATTCTGTCACCAGAGGAATTCGCCTTTGCTAAAGA GTACATGGCAAACACAGAGACTTATCTAAAAAACACGGCCCTGAAACACATGCCGCCCAACCTGCAGAAAGTGTCTCTCCTAAAATCAG TTCCCAAGCCCAACCTGGACTCGTTTGTGTTCCTGAGGGTGTTGGAGCGGCAGGAGAACATCCTGGTTGAGCCAGAGACGGATGAGCAGAG ggAGTACACCATCGACCTGGAGCAGGGCTCTCAGCACCTCATCCGCTACCGGACCATTGCCCCGCTGGTGGCCTCAGGCGCCGTGCAGCTCATCTGA
- the LOC136112244 gene encoding protein phosphatase 1 regulatory subunit 3C-B-like has translation MPVDLAVRVCLSHSPPICKLLNSYDELRVSRGRKPLRSCLNQKLSTEPEPERRDSTKSTKGQKKKRVVFADMKGLSLTAVHFFSKIEEDLCDLQHALSDLACFRPRLRSSCREVCRYVLDFPQPSVDYVTFRSRLHSNLVCLENCLIQDRALSGTVKVRNIEYEKKVMVRITFDGWKSFRDISCQYMHSTYGSADTDTFSFELALPKPSISCRATEFCISFQCRQKTHWDNNHGRNYRICPVGVTHPPSRAVKSASSAWEHLGTSRAAALVLSHLQTWRCTETQAPYW, from the coding sequence ATGCCCGTGGACCTGGCCGTGCGGGTCTGCCTGAGCCACTCGCCCCCCATCTGCAAGCTGCTGAACTCCTACGACGAGCTGCGGGTCAGCCGGGGGCGCAAACCCCTCAGATCCTGTCTCAACCAAAAGCTGAGCACAGAACCTGAACCTGAGCGGCGGGACAGCACCAAGAGCACCAAGGGCCAGAAGAAGAAGAGGGTTGTGTTCGCTGACATGAAGGGGCTCTCGCTGACAGCTGTCCACTTCTTCTCAAAGATCGAGGAGGACCTCTGTGACTTGCAGCACGCCCTGTCTGATCTTGCCTGCTTCCGACCTAGGCTGCGGAGCTCATGCCGAGAGGTGTGCAGGTATGTGCTGGACTTTCCACAGCCCTCTGTGGACTACGTGACTTTCCGCAGCCGCCTACACAGTAACCTTGTCTGCTTGGAGAACTGCCTGATCCAGGACCGTGCCCTGTCAGGGACAGTGAAGGTCAGAAACATTGAGTATGAGAAGAAAGTGATGGTCCGCATCACCTTTGATGGCTGGAAGAGCTTCCGAGATATCTCATGCCAGTATATGCACAGCACATATGGCTCAGCTGACACAGACACTTTCTCTTTTGAGCTTGCCCTGCCCAAGCCATCTATCTCTTGCAGGGCCACAGAGTTCTGCATCTCCTTCCAGTGCAGACAGAAGACCCACTGGGACAACAACCACGGGAGGAACTACAGGATCTGCCCTGTGGGTGTGACCCACCCTCCCTCCCGTGCCGTGAAGAGTGCCAGCAGTGCCTGGGAGCATCTCGGCACCTCTCGAGCTGCTGCCCTGGTCCTCTCTCACCTGCAGACCTGGCGCTGCACAGAGACCCAGGCTCCCTACTGGTAG
- the GPAT4 gene encoding glycerol-3-phosphate acyltransferase 4, with amino-acid sequence MFLLLPFDSLVVNLLGISITVLFTLLLVFIIVPAIFGVSFGIRKVYMKTLLKIFQWATLRIERGAKEKNHPLYKPYINGIIAKEPTSLEEEIKEIRRSGSGKALDTPEFELSDIFYFCRKGIETIMDDEVTKRFSAEELESWNLLSRTNYNFQYISLRLTVLWGLGVLIRYCFLLPLRIALAFTGISLLVTGTTVVGYLPNGRCKEFLSRHVHLMCYRICVRALTAIITYHDRENRPRNGGICVANHTSPIDVIILASDGYYAMVGQIHGGLMGVIQRAMVKACPHVWFERSEVKDRHLVAKRLTEHVQDKSKLPILIFPEGTCINNTSVMMFKKGSFEIGATVYPVAIKYDPQFGDAFWNSSKYGMVTYLLRMMTSWAIVCSVWYLPPMTRQPEEDAVHFANRVKSAIARQGGLVDLLWDGGLKREKVKDAFKEEQQKLYSKMIVGNHEDRSRS; translated from the exons AtgttcctcctgctcccctttgACAGCCTGGTTGTTAATCTCTTGGGGATTTCTATAACTGTCCTCTTCACTCTGCTTCTGGTTTTCATCATTGTGCCAGCAATTTTTGGAGTCTCCTTTGGCATCCGCAAGGTTTACATGAAGACATTACTGAAGATTTTTCAG TGGGCAACGCTGAGAATAGAGCGTGGTGCCAAGGAGAAGAACCATCCGTTATACAAGCCCTACATCAATG GTATCATTGCAAAGGAGCCAACATCCCTGGAAGAGGAGATCAAGGAGATCCGCCGGAGCGGCAGCGGCAAAGCCCTCGACACCCCTGAGTTTGAGCTCTCCGATATCTTCTATTTCTGCCGCAAAGGCATTGAGACCATCATGGATGATGAAGTGACCAAGAGGTTCTCAGCTGAGGAGCTGGAGTCCTGGAACCTGCTCAGCAGGACCAACTACAACTTCCAGTACATCAGCCTGCGCCTGACTGTGCTCTGGGGCCTGGGCGTGCTCATCCGCTACTGCTTCCTCCTGCCGTTGCG GATAGCCCTGGCGTTTACTGGCATCAGCTTGTTGGTGACTGGTACCACAGTGGTGGGATATTTGCCAAATGGCAG GTGTAAGGAGTTCCTGAGCAGGCACGTCCACCTGATGTGTTACCGGATCTGCGTGCGTGCCCTCACCGCCATCATCACCTACCATGACCG GGAAAACCGGCCCCGGAATGGAGGCATCTGCGTGGCCAATCACACATCTCCCATTGACGTGATCATCCTGGCCAGCGATGGCTACTATGCAATG GTGGGTCAGATCCACGGGGGGCTCATGGGTGTGATTCAGAGAGCCATGGTGAAGGCTTGCCCCCACGTCTGGTTTGAACGCTCTGAGGTCAAAGATCGTCACCTCGTCGCCAAAAG GCTCACGGAGCACGTCCAGGACAAGAGCAAACTGCCGATTCTCATCTTTCCAGAAG GAACCTGCATCAACAACACCTCTGTGATGATGTTCAAGAAGGGGAGCTTTGAAATTGGAGCCACGGTTTATCCCGTAGCCATCAAG TACGACCCGCAGTTTGGAGACGCCTTTTGGAACAGCAGCAAGTACGGCATGGTGACCTACCTGCTCAGGATGATGACCAGCTGGGCCATCGTCTGCAGCGTCTGGTACTTGCCCCCGATGACCCGGCAG CCCGAAGAGGACGCTGTGCACTTTGCCAATCGAGTGAAGTCCGCCATTGCCAGGCAGGGAGGCCTCGTGGATCTGCTCTG GGATGGAGGACTGAAGAGGGAGAAGGTGAAAGATGCATTCAAGGAGGAGCAACAGAAACTCTACAGCAAAATGATTGTAGGCAACCACGAGGACCGGAGCCGCTCCTGA
- the NKX6-3 gene encoding homeobox protein Nkx-6.3 isoform X1 translates to MDANLPGTFLLNGPSLGPFPEAKAPVCQYSVQSSFYKLGPPGLNAQLAAGTPHGISDILSRPAATPSSSLLPGYPHTGGFNGLSSPGVYYGPQVGALPKASGEYLPRGRSCWAEAAPEWRGGRQCGGPPAHLTDSIHKKKHTRPTFTGHQIFALEKTFEQTKYLAGPERARLAYSLGMTESQVKVWFQNRRTKWRKKSALEPSSSSQRAGGSGGERAASEAEDDEYNKPLDPDSDDEKIRLLLRKHRAAFSVLGLGTHSG, encoded by the exons ATGGACGCCAACCTGCCGGGCACCTTCCTGCTCAACGGCCCCTCACTGGGCCCCTTCCCTGAGGCCAAGGCGCCCGTCTGCCAGTACTCGGTGCAGAGCTCCTTCTACAAGCTGGGCCCTCCCGGGCTCAATGCCCAGCTGGCTGCCGGCACACCCCATGGCATCTCCGACATCCTCAGCCGGCCCGCGGCGACGCCGAGCAGCAGCCTCCTCCCTGGCTACCCCCACACAGGCGGATTTAATGGACTGAGCTCCCCAGGTGTCTATTACGGGCCCCAAGTGGGGGCCCTCCCCAAGGCCAGCGGCGAGTACCTGCCGCGGGGCCGGAGCTGCTGGGCAGAGGCGGCCCCGGAGTGGCGGGGCGGCCGGCAGTGCGGCGGCC CCCCTGCTCACCTGACCGACAGCATCCACAAGAAGAAGCACACACGCCCGACCTTCACGGGGCACCAGATCTTCGCTCTGGAGAAGACTTTTGAGCAGACCAAGTACCTGGCGGGTCCGGAGAGAGCGCGGCTGGCCTATTCCCTTGGCATGACCGAGTCCCAGGTGAAG GTCTGGTTCCAGAACCGACGCACCAAATGGAGGAAGAAGAGCGCCCTGGAGCCCTCCTCATCCTCGCAGCGGGCGGGGGGCTCTGGTGGAGAGCGGGCAGCCTCTGAGGCTGAGGACGACGAGTACAACAAACCCCTGGACCCCGACTCGGATGACGAGAAGATCCGGCTGCTGCTGAGGAAGCACCGTGCGGCCTTCTCGGTGCTGGGTTTGGGCACGCACAGCGGCTGA
- the NKX6-3 gene encoding homeobox protein Nkx-6.3 isoform X2, whose product MDANLPGTFLLNGPSLGPFPEAKAPVCQYSVQSSFYKLGPPGLNAQLAAGTPHGISDILSRPAATPSSSLLPGYPHTGGFNGLSSPGVYYGPQVGALPKASGEYLPRGRSCWAEAAPEWRGGRQCGGPPAHLTDSIHKKKHTRPTFTGHQIFALEKTFEQTKYLAGPERARLAYSLGMTESQVWFQNRRTKWRKKSALEPSSSSQRAGGSGGERAASEAEDDEYNKPLDPDSDDEKIRLLLRKHRAAFSVLGLGTHSG is encoded by the exons ATGGACGCCAACCTGCCGGGCACCTTCCTGCTCAACGGCCCCTCACTGGGCCCCTTCCCTGAGGCCAAGGCGCCCGTCTGCCAGTACTCGGTGCAGAGCTCCTTCTACAAGCTGGGCCCTCCCGGGCTCAATGCCCAGCTGGCTGCCGGCACACCCCATGGCATCTCCGACATCCTCAGCCGGCCCGCGGCGACGCCGAGCAGCAGCCTCCTCCCTGGCTACCCCCACACAGGCGGATTTAATGGACTGAGCTCCCCAGGTGTCTATTACGGGCCCCAAGTGGGGGCCCTCCCCAAGGCCAGCGGCGAGTACCTGCCGCGGGGCCGGAGCTGCTGGGCAGAGGCGGCCCCGGAGTGGCGGGGCGGCCGGCAGTGCGGCGGCC CCCCTGCTCACCTGACCGACAGCATCCACAAGAAGAAGCACACACGCCCGACCTTCACGGGGCACCAGATCTTCGCTCTGGAGAAGACTTTTGAGCAGACCAAGTACCTGGCGGGTCCGGAGAGAGCGCGGCTGGCCTATTCCCTTGGCATGACCGAGTCCCAG GTCTGGTTCCAGAACCGACGCACCAAATGGAGGAAGAAGAGCGCCCTGGAGCCCTCCTCATCCTCGCAGCGGGCGGGGGGCTCTGGTGGAGAGCGGGCAGCCTCTGAGGCTGAGGACGACGAGTACAACAAACCCCTGGACCCCGACTCGGATGACGAGAAGATCCGGCTGCTGCTGAGGAAGCACCGTGCGGCCTTCTCGGTGCTGGGTTTGGGCACGCACAGCGGCTGA